Genomic window (Meiothermus sp. QL-1):
TGGGCAGAAGCCGGCGCAGGTCTATACCTTGTTTGGGAATGGGTTCGCGAACCCTGAGGTTGGCCAGTCCGAGGAGGGTGGCGAGCCCCAACGCCAGCTCGAGCATGTGGATGCTGCCTTCGGGCAGGTTGCGGGTAAAGAACGTGCCCAGCACCCAACCCAGGCCCACCCACGGCATCAGCAGGAAGTGGGCGTAGGCCATCGCTCGCCCTTCCCGTCCTACCACTGCCACCCGGCTGGAGTAGGTCAGGTAGCCGGGTTGCAAGGCAGAGATGGCGATTCCCCAGACCAGGGCAGTGGACAAAAACAGCCAGGTGTTGGGGTACAGGATGGTCCCGATTACGGTAAGCAGGCCGACCAGCCCGGCTAGGGCTGCGACCAGCCCGAAGCCGAGCCGCTGAACCAGGTATCCGCCGAGCCCTCGGCTGAATGCCTCGGCAAGGGAGTGCACCACCCAGGCCAGGCCGATTAGGCTGAGGCTCAGACCCAGCTCCCTGGCGGAGAAGGGAAGGTGCACCCAGAAAAATGCTGAGCGGCTTAGCTCGATGAGGCCCAGGGTGGTGAGCATGCCGGCTAGCTGGGGCAGGTTTCTTCGCCGCCAGGGGAGTTTTTCTAGGAGTTTCATAGTAGGT
Coding sequences:
- a CDS encoding MFS transporter; translated protein: MKLLEKLPWRRRNLPQLAGMLTTLGLIELSRSAFFWVHLPFSARELGLSLSLIGLAWVVHSLAEAFSRGLGGYLVQRLGFGLVAALAGLVGLLTVIGTILYPNTWLFLSTALVWGIAISALQPGYLTYSSRVAVVGREGRAMAYAHFLLMPWVGLGWVLGTFFTRNLPEGSIHMLELALGLATLLGLANLRVREPIPKQGIDLRRLLPILAVVPVAFAQTFLQTLFNLVILKFTFTELLLTEWQLYLAIGLAASVAFVGAGFFGRLPDRKGPLLPMVGSLVLLALVFTLIAQKPSYAQFLGLCLLGGVAFATFVPSWNALLVRLLPSDHRATIWGSLMVVEGLGAATGPAVGGFLWDWLGPSGPFWGGAAICLALVVFYLFLWWSQARRP